A genome region from Populus alba chromosome 3, ASM523922v2, whole genome shotgun sequence includes the following:
- the LOC118028651 gene encoding respiratory burst oxidase homolog protein A — protein sequence MKGSLPKHERRWASDTVPGNATMSAGTSPGTESGEEFVEVTLDLQDDNTIVLRRVEPATSTVINIDDVSFTPGGSVSAGAVTPVSRSPTIRRSSSNKILQFSQELKAEAVAKAKQFSQELKAELRRFSWTHGQAARKLSASGNSSGGFESALAARALRKQRAQLDRSRSGAHKALRGLRFISNNSTKTNGVDAWSEVQSNFEKLAKDGYLYRADFAQCIGMENSKEFAVELFDALGRRRRLKVDKISRDELHEFWSQITDQSFDSRLQIFFDMVDKNEDGRITEEEVKEIIMLSASANKLSRLKEQAEEYAALIMEELDPERLGYIELWQLETLLLQKDTYLNYSQALSYTSQALSQNLQGLRKRSSIRRASKRCVYFFQENWRRIWVLALWVMIMIGLFTWKFLQYKQKNAFHVMGYCLLTAKGAAETLKFNMALILLPVCRNTITWLRSTKLGHSVPFDDNINFHKTIAVAIVIGVILHAGNHLACDFPKLINSSDGNYNQYLRNDFGGKKPSYAKLVRGAEGVSGILMVISMAVAFTLATRWFRRSLIKFPKPFDRLTGFNAFWYSHHLFVIVYILLIIHGVCLYLVHKWYKKTTWMYLSVPVLLYAGERALRFFRSGFNTVRLLKVAIYPGNVLTLQMSKPPQFRYKSGQYMFVQCPAVSPFEWHPFSITSAPGDDFLSVHIRQLGDWTQELRRVFSEACECPVAGKSGLLRADETTKKILPKLLIDGPYGAPAQDYRKYDVLLLVGLGIGATPFISILKDLLNNIVKMEEQADLVSDISRTSDLSIGSNDTTSSNKVSPKRKKAVRTTNAYFYWVTREQGSFDWFKGVMNEVAEIDQRGVIEMHNYLTSVYEEGDARSTLITMVQALNHAKNGVDIVSGTRVRTHFARPNWKKVLSKLCSKHCNARIGVFYCGAPVLAKELSRLCYEFNQKGSTKFEFHKEHF from the exons ATGAAAGGTTCATTGCCTAAACACGAGCGGCGATGGGCCTCGGACACGGTTCCCGGCAATGCAACGATGAGCGCCGGGACATCCCCGGGAACTGAGTCCGGCGAGGAGTTTGTTGAGGTAACACTTGATTTACAAGATGACAACACTATCGTCCTTCGCAGAGTTGAGCCAGCAACATCTACGGTTATCAACATCGATGATGTTTCTTTTACTCCCGGTGGTTCGGTGTCCGCCGGAGCTGTAACTCCGGTCTCAAGATCGCCGACGATCAGGCGGAGTTCGTCGAATAAGATTTTGCAATTTTCTCAAGAGTTAAAAGCTGAAGCTGTAGCCAAAGCTAAGCAGTTTTCGCAAGAGTTGAAAGCTGAGTTAAGGAGGTTTTCTTGGACTCATGGACAGGCTGCTCGGAAGTTATCAGCTTCGGGAAATAGCAGCGGCGGTTTTGAATCAGCTTTAGCTGCTCGTGCTTTGAGAAAGCAGCGAGCGCAGCTTGACCGGAGTCGGTCTGGTGCGCATAAAGCTTTGCGTGGATTGAGATTCATAAGTAATAACAGTACAAAAACAAATGGGGTTGATGCATGGAGTGAAGTTCAAAGCAATTTCGAAAAACTTGCTAAAGATGGTTATCTTTACAGGGCCGATTTTGCACAATGCATTG GAATGGAAAATTCGAAGGAATTTGCTGTGGAGCTTTTTGATGCCTTGGGGAGGAGGAGAAGATTGAAGGTGGACAAGATTAGTCGAGATGAGCTTCACGAGTTTTGGTCACAAATTACCGATCAAAGCTTTGATTCTCGACTCCAGATCTTCTTTGATAT GGTGGACAAGAACGAAGATGGTAGGATCACCGAAGAAGAAGTGAAAGAG ATTATCATGCTAAGTGCTTCTGCAAATAAGTTATCGAGATTGAAAGAACAGGCAGAGGAATATGCAGCTTTAATCATGGAAGAGTTGGACCCTGAAAGACTTGGCTACATCGAG CTATGGCAACTAGAGACACTTCTTCTACAAAAAGACACGTATCTGAACTACAGTCAAGCTCTAAGCTACACAAGCCAAGCCTTGAGCCAAAATCTACAGGGGCTAAGAAAGAGAAGCTCGATAAGGAGAGCGAGCAAGCGATGTGTATACTTCTTTCAGGAGAATTGGAGGAGAATTTGGGTTTTGGCATTATGGGTTATGATAATGATTGGATTATTCACCTGGAAATTCTTGCAATACAAGCAAAAAAATGCATTTCACGTCATGGGTTATTGCCTCCTAACAGCTAAAGGCGCGGCAGAGACATTGAAGTTCAACATGGCTCTAATTCTCTTGCCTGTCTGTAGAAATACTATCACTTGGCTTAGGTCCACAAAGTTGGGTCACTCGGTGCCATTTGACGACAACATCAACTTTCACAAG ACCATAGCAGTAGCAATTGTAATCGGGGTGATTCTCCATGCTGGAAACCATCTAGCTTGTGATTTTCCAAAGCTTATAAATTCATCTGATGGTAACTACAACCAGTATCTGAGAAATGACTTTGGTGGAAAGAAACCTTCATATGCAAAATTGGTTAGAGGGGCTGAAGGTGTGAGTGGAATTCTTATGGTGATCAGCATGGCAGTTGCATTTACACTTGCTACAAGATGGTTCAGGAGGAGCCTCATTAAGTTTCCAAAACCCTTTGACAGGCTTACTGGATTCAATGCATTCTGGTATTCACACCACTTGTTCGTCATTGTCTACATCTTGCTTATCATCCATGGTGTATGCTTGTATCTCGTGCATAAATGGTACAAAAAGACG ACATGGATGTATCTTTCTGTTCCAGTTTTACTATATGCAGGAGAAAGGGCCCTCAGGTTTTTTCGTTCTGGCTTCAATACTGTCAGGCTCCTCAAG GTTGCAATTTATCCAGGAAATGTTCTCACATTGCAAATGTCTAAGCCTCCCCAATTCCGATACAAGAGTGGACAGTATATGTTTGTCCAGTGCCCTGCTGTTTCTCCATTTGAGTG GCATCCATTTTCAATCACCTCCGCGCCTGGTGATGATTTCCTTAGTGTTCACATTCGGCAGCTAGGTGACTGGACTCAAGAACTAAGAAGGGTATTCTCTGAAGCCTGTGAATGTCCCGTGGCCGGTAAGAGTGGACTTCTCAGGGCCGATGAGACAACAAAGAAAAT TTTGCCGAAGCTCTTAATAGATGGGCCCTATGGTGCACCAGCACAAGATTACCGTAAGTATGATGTGCTGCTGCTTGTTGGTTTGGGAATTGGAGCAACACCTTTCATCAGCATTCTAAAAGATCTGCTTAATAACATTGTTAAAATGGAGGAGCAGGCT GATTTGGTCTCGGATATCAGTAGGACATCAGACCTGAGCATTGGAAGTAATGATACTACATCCTCTAACAAAGTTTCACCGAAACGTAAAAAGGCTGTAAGGACCACCAATGCTTATTTCTATTGGGTAACAAGGGAGCAGGGTTCTTTTGATTGGTTCAAAGGAGTCATGAATGAAGTTGCAGAGATTGATCAAAGG GGTGTGATTGAGATGCATAATTACTTGACCAGTGTGTACGAGGAAGGCGATGCCCGATCAACCCTCATTACCATGGTCCAAGCCCTAAACCATGCGAAAAACGGTGTGGACATTGTCTCTGGCACCAGG GTGCGAACGCATTTTGCAAGGCCTAACTGGAAAAAGGTTCTTTCTAAATTATGTTCCAAGCACTGTAATGCAAGGATAG GCGTGTTTTACTGCGGGGCACCTGTCTTGGCCAAGGAATTAAGCAGGCTCTGCTATGAATTCAATCAAAAAGGTTCCACGAAGTTTGAGTTCCACAAGGAGCATTTCTAA